A single Carnobacterium alterfunditum DSM 5972 DNA region contains:
- a CDS encoding sensor histidine kinase, whose protein sequence is MFYLFILMLERGGLIIILAYILMNIPYFKNLLGNRRKASTMVQLIVVFGLFALISNFTGVEIGQNQIKMDQPFTDLSSHSSLANTRVLTIGVSGLIGGPIIGVGVGLISGIIRYFQGGIDAYVYVISSILVGLFSGVYGLKSIRKNAFPKVREGLIIGAAMEVVQMMCILLLSSYFQEAVDLVKFIGLPMILTNSIGTGIFLSIIDSTLRQEEQTRAVQTHDVFQLANETMPYFRSGMNEESCTQAAKIIQKLIKVSAVSITNKDSILAHVGAASDHHVPSKKIVTNLSKEVLRTGEIKEVHSHQEIGCDHPDCPLEAAIVIPLKSQGKTVGTLKMYFTDASKLTFVERQLAEGLATIFSSQIELGEMELQSQLLQDAEIKSLQAQVNPHFFFNTINTISALIRIDSEKAREMLLQLSTFFRSNLQGARTNVIPLEKELLQVEAYTKLEQARFPDRYQIEMNIENGLNNILLPPFMIQILVENAFKHAFRNRRMDNLVQVTVNKIDNDILVSVQDNGYGIEKNRLGKLGKESVSSERGTGSALENLNKRLISLFGDRAKLNFESSEKGTIIICKIPYQGMEG, encoded by the coding sequence ATGTTCTACTTATTCATTTTAATGCTTGAACGCGGCGGATTGATTATTATTTTAGCGTATATCTTAATGAATATTCCTTACTTCAAAAATCTTTTAGGAAATCGAAGAAAAGCTAGTACGATGGTCCAACTGATTGTGGTATTTGGGTTATTTGCCCTGATTTCTAATTTTACAGGAGTAGAGATTGGCCAAAATCAAATCAAGATGGATCAGCCGTTCACTGATTTATCTAGTCATTCTTCACTGGCGAATACACGTGTGTTGACGATCGGTGTTTCAGGATTGATCGGAGGGCCGATCATAGGTGTGGGTGTGGGCCTCATTTCAGGCATTATCCGTTATTTTCAAGGTGGAATAGATGCGTACGTGTACGTGATTTCATCTATATTGGTTGGTTTGTTTTCTGGGGTCTATGGGCTGAAATCCATCCGTAAGAATGCTTTCCCAAAAGTTAGAGAGGGTCTCATCATTGGCGCAGCAATGGAAGTTGTTCAAATGATGTGTATTCTATTATTAAGTAGCTATTTTCAAGAAGCAGTAGATTTGGTCAAGTTTATTGGATTACCAATGATTTTGACCAACAGTATTGGAACAGGGATTTTCTTATCGATCATCGACTCAACGCTGCGACAAGAAGAACAAACAAGAGCAGTCCAAACGCATGATGTTTTCCAATTGGCTAATGAGACTATGCCTTATTTTCGCTCGGGCATGAATGAGGAATCTTGTACGCAAGCAGCAAAAATTATTCAAAAACTGATCAAGGTTTCAGCTGTTAGCATTACAAACAAAGACAGTATTTTAGCACATGTTGGCGCAGCCAGTGATCATCATGTTCCTTCAAAAAAAATAGTGACTAATTTATCTAAAGAAGTGCTTCGAACAGGAGAAATCAAAGAAGTGCATTCTCATCAAGAAATTGGGTGTGATCATCCTGATTGCCCATTAGAAGCAGCAATCGTTATTCCATTGAAATCACAGGGTAAAACGGTCGGAACGTTAAAGATGTATTTCACTGATGCCTCAAAACTGACCTTTGTTGAAAGGCAACTGGCGGAAGGGTTGGCCACTATCTTTTCCAGTCAAATTGAACTTGGTGAGATGGAATTGCAAAGCCAGCTCTTACAAGATGCGGAAATCAAATCGCTGCAAGCCCAAGTAAACCCGCATTTTTTCTTTAATACCATCAATACCATTTCTGCATTGATCCGGATAGATAGCGAGAAGGCTCGTGAGATGTTGCTACAGCTGAGTACCTTTTTCCGGTCTAATTTACAGGGTGCCAGAACGAATGTGATTCCTTTAGAAAAAGAACTGCTGCAAGTAGAAGCTTATACAAAATTGGAACAAGCGCGCTTCCCAGATCGCTACCAGATAGAGATGAATATAGAAAATGGGTTGAATAATATTCTTTTGCCGCCGTTTATGATTCAGATTTTGGTAGAAAATGCCTTTAAACATGCCTTTAGAAATCGGAGAATGGATAATTTAGTCCAAGTAACGGTCAACAAGATAGATAATGATATTTTGGTAAGTGTGCAAGATAATGGGTATGGGATAGAAAAAAATAGGCTTGGTAAATTAGGCAAAGAAAGTGTTTCGTCCGAAAGAGGGACCGGTTCAGCTTTGGAAAATTTGAACAAACGGTTGATCAGTTTATTTGGGGATAGAGCTAAATTGAACTTTGAATCTTCCGAAAAAGGTACGATTATTATTTGCAAGATACCTTACCAAGGAATGGAGGGATAA
- a CDS encoding LytTR family transcriptional regulator DNA-binding domain-containing protein: MQTLIVDDEPLARNELAYLLERCEGISTIVEADSIEEALGKMLQYEIDLIFLDIHLTSESGLTLANKINQLKNPPMVIFATAYDEYAIKAFELNATDYVLKPFELPRIQEAVQKAYISYQKEQVPLQVEEKQECLLTVPIQMDERIYIIKIENIIAIAVEKGTTTVYTVEKEYSTNEPLSAYEEKVKGHAFLRVHRSYLLNTNEILEIQPWFNHTFLVTMSNQVKIPVSRHYMKQFKEEVGLV; the protein is encoded by the coding sequence ATGCAGACATTGATAGTGGATGATGAGCCCCTAGCCAGAAACGAGCTAGCGTATTTACTGGAACGCTGTGAAGGGATCTCAACAATAGTAGAAGCAGATTCAATTGAAGAAGCTTTAGGGAAAATGTTGCAATATGAAATTGATTTGATTTTCTTAGATATCCATTTGACCAGTGAGAGTGGGTTAACATTAGCGAATAAAATCAACCAGTTAAAGAACCCGCCAATGGTTATTTTTGCTACAGCGTATGATGAATATGCTATTAAGGCGTTTGAATTAAATGCAACGGATTACGTTTTAAAACCATTTGAACTGCCTCGAATTCAAGAAGCTGTTCAAAAGGCCTATATTAGCTATCAAAAAGAACAAGTGCCTTTGCAAGTAGAAGAGAAGCAGGAATGCTTATTGACGGTTCCTATTCAAATGGACGAACGCATCTACATTATTAAAATCGAAAATATTATTGCTATTGCGGTGGAAAAAGGTACCACAACTGTTTATACTGTCGAGAAAGAATACAGTACAAATGAACCTTTGAGCGCCTATGAAGAAAAGGTGAAAGGACATGCTTTTTTACGTGTGCACCGCTCCTATCTGCTGAATACAAACGAAATCCTAGAAATACAGCCGTGGTTTAACCATACATTTCTGGTTACTATGAGTAATCAGGTGAAAATTCCTGTGAGCAGACATTATATGAAGCAATTCAAAGAAGAAGTAGGCTTAGTATAA
- a CDS encoding PTS transporter subunit IIC, protein MEQRVKYTGKDYLNKVLGGTATGIVIGLIANAILGSIFKALIPYGSIFVLLATVASTMQFITPAIIGVLVALQFKMNGMESVIIGAATFLGSGAYKVTETGIQLVGIGDLINVMLVSAIAVFVTRSMQGRLGSLTLILMPIIVGVGVGTIGLLMLPYVGMVTSLVGQLINSFTTLQPLLMAVLISVAFSILIISPISTVAIGIAIGVSGLGAGAAAVGVTACTAILVIGSIRVNQTGTTLAILLGAMKMMIPNLIKYPKIMIPVTLNAIVSGIGVYVLTIQGIPQTAGFGIVGLVGPIQAFNMGTSLLSVVIAYFVIPFGAGYIIDMVCSKFLHIYDDEIFKFIPVSK, encoded by the coding sequence ATGGAACAGAGAGTAAAATATACAGGTAAAGATTATTTAAACAAGGTTTTAGGAGGAACAGCAACCGGGATCGTTATTGGATTGATCGCAAATGCAATATTAGGTTCTATATTTAAAGCCCTTATCCCTTATGGTTCTATATTCGTTCTCTTAGCAACTGTTGCCAGTACCATGCAATTTATTACACCGGCTATTATCGGTGTACTCGTAGCACTGCAATTTAAAATGAACGGAATGGAAAGTGTCATTATCGGGGCAGCAACTTTTTTAGGATCAGGAGCTTACAAAGTTACTGAAACTGGTATTCAACTAGTTGGGATCGGAGACTTGATAAATGTTATGCTTGTTTCCGCTATTGCCGTTTTTGTTACCCGTTCGATGCAAGGACGACTGGGTTCATTGACACTGATTCTTATGCCGATCATTGTAGGCGTTGGGGTAGGGACGATTGGTTTGCTCATGTTGCCATATGTTGGCATGGTAACTTCTTTAGTCGGCCAGTTGATCAACAGTTTTACTACTCTTCAACCATTATTGATGGCTGTTTTAATCTCTGTGGCCTTCTCAATTTTAATTATTTCACCGATATCAACAGTAGCAATAGGAATTGCGATAGGCGTATCCGGTTTAGGAGCTGGTGCTGCAGCAGTAGGAGTAACAGCTTGTACTGCAATCCTTGTGATTGGTTCTATCCGAGTCAATCAAACAGGAACAACGTTGGCCATTTTGCTTGGCGCTATGAAAATGATGATTCCTAATTTAATTAAGTACCCCAAAATTATGATTCCTGTAACCCTTAATGCAATCGTTTCAGGTATAGGTGTTTATGTTCTTACGATTCAAGGTATTCCACAAACAGCTGGATTTGGGATCGTTGGATTAGTTGGACCCATTCAAGCGTTCAACATGGGAACAAGCTTGTTAAGTGTTGTTATAGCTTACTTTGTTATTCCTTTCGGTGCTGGGTACATTATTGACATGGTGTGCAGCAAATTCTTGCATATTTACGATGATGAAATCTTTAAATTTATACCTGTTTCAAAATAA
- a CDS encoding carbon starvation CstA family protein, which translates to MFTLLGGIASLILGYFVYGKYIEKNFGIDPDRTTPAEALRDGYDFVPMSKPKNAIIQLLNIAGTGPIFGPIMGALYGPVAYIWIVVGCILGGAVHDYMIGMISLRNDGAHLPELASKYLGKPVKHVVNIFAMLLLMLVGTVFVASPANLIESITPNWLTLEMIIGLIFVYYLISTILPIDKAMGVVYPYFGAILIISTLAIGLSLIFGGHTIPNLTPGTMKNFNPSGTQIFPALFFTISCGAISGFHATQAPMVARTSKNEKEGRFTFYGMMIAEGVIAMIWAAASMSLFNGQTLNQMINNGTPSLVVNQVSYMLLGSVFGTIAIIGVIVLPISSGLSAFRSLRTITADYLHINQSTLKKVLMVTIPLYAISLVLTQVDFNILWRYFNWANQVTAVISLLVSTRYLYLKNKNYLVTLLPGIFMLYACVVYIFSEPIGFGMGLTTLAYILSTIVTIGLMVLYWETGKKQKRELDPSDKLLNDQLPIGTFVSENG; encoded by the coding sequence ATGTTTACATTATTAGGTGGTATTGCGTCATTAATTTTAGGCTATTTTGTTTATGGAAAATATATTGAAAAGAATTTTGGAATCGATCCGGATCGGACAACTCCTGCAGAAGCGTTAAGGGATGGCTATGATTTCGTACCTATGTCAAAACCAAAAAATGCTATTATTCAATTACTAAATATTGCAGGAACAGGCCCTATTTTCGGACCAATAATGGGAGCGCTTTACGGTCCAGTTGCTTACATCTGGATCGTTGTAGGTTGTATTCTTGGCGGTGCAGTACATGATTATATGATAGGCATGATTTCTTTACGAAATGATGGTGCTCATTTACCAGAATTAGCCAGTAAATACTTAGGAAAACCAGTAAAACATGTTGTGAATATTTTCGCCATGCTGCTTTTGATGTTAGTTGGTACCGTTTTTGTTGCATCACCAGCTAACTTGATTGAAAGTATCACCCCAAATTGGTTAACGTTAGAGATGATCATTGGATTGATTTTTGTTTATTACTTAATTTCAACCATTTTACCAATCGATAAAGCCATGGGAGTTGTTTATCCTTATTTTGGGGCTATTTTGATCATCAGTACACTAGCTATTGGGTTAAGCTTAATTTTTGGAGGACATACAATACCAAACTTAACTCCAGGAACGATGAAAAACTTTAATCCATCAGGAACGCAAATTTTTCCAGCGTTATTCTTTACGATCTCTTGTGGAGCTATATCTGGTTTCCATGCTACACAAGCGCCAATGGTTGCTAGAACATCTAAAAATGAAAAAGAAGGACGCTTTACTTTTTACGGGATGATGATTGCTGAAGGTGTGATCGCAATGATTTGGGCAGCAGCTTCCATGTCATTATTCAACGGACAAACACTTAATCAAATGATCAATAATGGGACTCCTTCACTTGTAGTCAACCAGGTTTCTTACATGTTGTTAGGCAGTGTATTTGGGACAATTGCAATCATTGGAGTAATTGTTTTACCAATTTCTTCAGGACTTTCTGCTTTTAGAAGTTTACGGACGATAACGGCAGATTATCTGCACATTAACCAAAGTACATTGAAAAAAGTATTGATGGTTACGATTCCTTTATATGCAATTTCTTTAGTGTTGACGCAAGTTGACTTTAATATCTTATGGAGATATTTCAACTGGGCAAATCAAGTTACAGCAGTGATTTCTTTACTAGTCTCTACACGTTACTTGTATTTGAAAAATAAAAATTACTTGGTGACTTTACTTCCAGGAATCTTTATGTTGTATGCTTGTGTAGTGTATATCTTTAGTGAACCAATTGGTTTTGGAATGGGTTTGACCACCTTAGCGTATATCTTAAGTACTATCGTAACAATTGGCCTAATGGTTCTATATTGGGAGACAGGCAAGAAGCAAAAAAGAGAACTAGATCCATCAGACAAGTTGCTGAACGATCAACTACCAATTGGTACGTTTGTATCAGAGAATGGATAA
- a CDS encoding helix-turn-helix domain-containing protein, producing the protein MAIIINIDVMLAKRKMSVTELSNKVGITMANLSILKNGKAKAVRFSTLEALCEALDCQPGDILEYKK; encoded by the coding sequence ATGGCAATTATCATTAATATTGACGTAATGTTGGCTAAACGCAAAATGAGTGTAACAGAACTCTCAAATAAAGTTGGTATTACGATGGCTAACCTTTCGATATTGAAAAATGGAAAAGCAAAAGCTGTTCGATTTTCAACTTTAGAAGCCCTTTGTGAGGCGTTAGATTGTCAGCCAGGGGATATATTAGAATATAAAAAATGA